The Cetobacterium sp. ZOR0034 genome contains the following window.
TAAATTCTGATTAATGGTTTGAGTAATGTTCTGATTTTTTCTGCAATTAATTTTAGAATCTACTTGCAATACACAGTTGACAGATACTATTAGAAAAAGTATGACTATAGATTGGTACGATAAAGAGAGTGTACAAGCTCAAATGAGAAGATCTATAAGAAGACTTCTTAAAAAGTTTGGTTATCCTCCAGAGGATACAGAGGATGCAACAGAGCTTGTGTTAAAACAAGCTAAG
Protein-coding sequences here:
- a CDS encoding type I restriction enzyme endonuclease domain-containing protein, whose translation is MTDTIRKSMTIDWYDKESVQAQMRRSIRRLLKKFGYPPEDTEDATELVLKQAKVMCEESVM